One window from the genome of Paenibacillus azoreducens encodes:
- a CDS encoding DJ-1/PfpI family protein, with translation MNRWKVGILLFDDVEVLDFAGPFEVFAVTTAEQEQGETYSPFEVTTISEDGRMVTARNGLKVMPDYSFESAPPYDLLVIPGGMGTRSLVKNKTVIDWIGNRFGEVQWMTSVCTGAFLLAEAGLLDDKRATTHWASIERMRDTYPAVKVEEGVKFVDEDRIVSSAGISAGIHMAFHMVVRLLGKEVAKETARTMEYDIDLDYFES, from the coding sequence TTGAATAGATGGAAAGTTGGTATTTTGCTGTTTGACGATGTAGAGGTGCTTGATTTTGCCGGCCCGTTTGAAGTGTTTGCGGTGACGACTGCAGAGCAGGAACAAGGGGAAACATACAGCCCTTTTGAAGTAACCACCATATCAGAGGATGGCCGCATGGTTACAGCCCGCAACGGTTTGAAAGTGATGCCGGATTACAGCTTCGAATCAGCGCCTCCTTATGATTTACTGGTCATTCCAGGGGGGATGGGCACAAGGAGTCTGGTAAAAAACAAAACGGTGATCGACTGGATCGGCAATCGTTTCGGTGAGGTACAGTGGATGACATCGGTTTGTACCGGAGCGTTCTTGCTGGCGGAAGCGGGATTGCTTGACGACAAACGCGCAACGACCCATTGGGCGAGCATCGAACGGATGCGCGATACATACCCTGCGGTTAAGGTGGAGGAAGGCGTCAAATTCGTCGATGAAGATCGGATTGTATCGTCGGCAGGAATTTCCGCGGGTATCCATATGGCCTTCCATATGGTCGTCCGGCTGCTAGGCAAAGAGGTAGCGAAGGAAACGGCACGGACGATGGAATATGACATTGACTTGGATTATTTCGAAAGCTAG
- a CDS encoding elongation factor G gives MKMINIGILAHVDAGKTSLAERILFDTNVIDELGRVDQGNTQTDAMDLERKRGITIKASVVSFDLGGYKVNLIDTPGHADFIAEVERSLNVLDSVILVISAVEGVQAQTKILFSVLRRMGIPTILFVNKIDRLGAQGEQAVEQIRAKLTPDVISLCRIDDAGQKEASVAPKRFDWDTDSAFLEQCIELLSSHDECLLESYVNGEMLPGERVEAAFRDQVRQANAHPVYFGSAMTGVGVADLLAGITRWFPVNDEPEETALSGIVFKLEREASGEKIAYIRLFSGSLSLREQVKVGRNNKQGEYETYDCKIKKLHALVNGKSVPAPKIGAGDLAKVWGLEDVRIGDIVGEQSSLIKQISFAVPRMETRIEAVDPSQTHHLYQALVSMSEEDPLIQVVKDEIHQDLYIRIFGEVQKEVIEAALQETYAVNVRFSDTRTVCVEKPAGKGQALEVIMEGDNPFYATVGFRIDPGVPGSGITYRLEVELGSLPLAFHKAIEETVRMTLMQGLYGWEVTDIIVTLTHTGYASPVTTAGDFRKLVPLVLMDALVQSGTEVYEPIYSYELTVPEEAMSKAVFKLSAIQAVVCETVVENGMALITGTIPVGVTESFKRSLHAFTQGEGFMMAEPAGFIQVHGDVPSRPRTDYNPMQRNEYLMHVMRAF, from the coding sequence ATGAAAATGATAAATATAGGGATTTTGGCGCATGTAGACGCCGGAAAGACAAGTTTGGCTGAACGTATTTTATTTGATACAAATGTGATTGACGAGCTCGGAAGAGTGGATCAAGGAAATACGCAGACGGATGCCATGGATCTGGAACGGAAAAGAGGGATCACGATCAAGGCGTCCGTGGTTTCTTTTGATCTGGGCGGTTACAAGGTGAATTTGATCGATACGCCGGGACATGCTGATTTTATCGCCGAAGTGGAACGTTCCCTTAACGTATTGGATAGCGTTATTTTAGTCATTTCAGCGGTGGAAGGCGTGCAGGCGCAGACGAAAATACTGTTTTCCGTTTTGCGGAGAATGGGAATTCCCACGATTTTGTTCGTGAACAAAATTGATCGGCTTGGCGCTCAGGGCGAGCAGGCTGTCGAACAAATCCGCGCAAAGTTGACGCCGGACGTGATTTCTTTATGCAGAATTGATGATGCGGGCCAGAAGGAAGCGTCCGTTGCTCCAAAACGTTTTGATTGGGACACGGACTCCGCGTTTTTGGAGCAATGCATCGAGCTATTGTCATCCCATGACGAGTGTTTGCTTGAGTCTTATGTCAATGGCGAGATGCTGCCGGGTGAACGGGTGGAAGCGGCATTCAGGGATCAGGTGCGGCAAGCGAATGCGCATCCGGTATATTTTGGGTCAGCCATGACCGGAGTGGGTGTTGCGGACTTGCTTGCAGGCATCACCCGATGGTTTCCGGTGAATGATGAGCCGGAGGAAACGGCGCTGTCGGGGATTGTATTTAAACTCGAAAGAGAAGCAAGCGGGGAAAAGATAGCATATATCAGACTGTTTTCAGGGAGTCTCTCCCTGCGGGAGCAAGTGAAGGTCGGACGGAACAACAAGCAGGGCGAATATGAAACCTATGATTGTAAAATCAAAAAACTTCATGCCCTGGTGAACGGAAAGTCCGTTCCCGCTCCCAAGATTGGTGCCGGTGATTTGGCAAAAGTATGGGGGCTGGAAGATGTTCGGATCGGGGATATCGTCGGCGAACAATCCAGTTTGATCAAGCAGATCAGTTTCGCCGTACCCCGGATGGAGACGAGAATCGAAGCGGTGGACCCAAGCCAGACGCATCACCTGTACCAGGCTCTTGTCAGTATGTCGGAAGAAGATCCGTTAATTCAGGTGGTTAAAGACGAAATCCATCAGGATCTGTATATCCGCATTTTCGGCGAAGTGCAAAAAGAAGTGATTGAAGCTGCTTTGCAAGAAACCTATGCAGTGAATGTCCGGTTTTCGGATACCCGAACGGTCTGCGTGGAGAAACCGGCGGGAAAAGGGCAGGCGCTGGAGGTCATCATGGAGGGTGATAATCCATTTTATGCGACCGTAGGTTTTAGAATCGACCCCGGCGTGCCAGGAAGCGGAATCACGTACAGGCTCGAAGTCGAGTTGGGTTCATTGCCCTTGGCTTTTCATAAAGCCATTGAAGAGACGGTCCGCATGACGCTCATGCAAGGTTTGTACGGATGGGAAGTCACCGATATCATCGTCACATTGACCCATACCGGATATGCGAGTCCAGTGACGACAGCGGGCGATTTTCGAAAGCTTGTTCCCCTTGTGTTAATGGATGCGCTAGTGCAGTCGGGCACGGAAGTATATGAACCTATTTACAGCTATGAGCTGACGGTGCCGGAAGAGGCAATGAGCAAAGCGGTGTTCAAATTATCCGCCATCCAGGCGGTAGTATGCGAAACGGTTGTAGAGAACGGTATGGCCCTTATTACGGGCACGATCCCTGTCGGCGTGACGGAAAGCTTCAAAAGGAGCTTGCATGCCTTCACCCAAGGCGAAGGTTTTATGATGGCAGAGCCGGCCGGATTCATCCAGGTCCATGGCGATGTGCCGTCAAGGCCGCGGACCGATTATAATCCAATGCAGCGAAACGAATATTTAATGCATGTGATGCGTGCTTTTTAA
- a CDS encoding DUF3995 domain-containing protein encodes MEFWMTLISAGILSLISMLHMYWAFGGRWGTGAVIPRRKGESQPAFVPGKWGTLLVAFLLLMAVCLLVIQGGFLPTMKAGALSRWGCIVCAAVFLLRSIGDFNYVGFFKKVKHSVFATNDTFLYSPLCLYLGINYVLLLL; translated from the coding sequence ATGGAATTTTGGATGACCCTCATTTCAGCCGGCATTTTATCTCTTATCAGCATGCTGCATATGTACTGGGCGTTTGGAGGACGCTGGGGAACGGGAGCTGTTATCCCGCGCAGAAAAGGAGAAAGCCAGCCCGCTTTCGTCCCGGGCAAGTGGGGGACTTTGCTGGTGGCCTTCCTTCTCCTTATGGCTGTCTGCCTTCTTGTTATTCAAGGCGGGTTCCTGCCTACTATGAAAGCAGGTGCGCTCTCCCGCTGGGGCTGCATCGTTTGCGCGGCTGTTTTTTTGCTGCGGAGTATTGGCGACTTTAACTATGTCGGCTTTTTCAAAAAAGTGAAACATTCCGTTTTCGCAACCAATGATACGTTCCTGTACAGTCCGCTCTGCTTGTATCTCGGAATCAACTATGTTCTATTATTGTTATAA
- a CDS encoding TetR/AcrR family transcriptional regulator: MQLSREDWIKAGLRKLALAGIDAVRVEVLARELKISKGSFYHHFEDRSDLLESMIDYWEEHATRNIINELEVHNSPSLERILQVSFAPNEENKQIEFAIYAWAKRSPELSARIAEIENQRIRYVAKLYEHRGLKPAAALSRAKLAYLVYLGWMTRFGAKADLDMEDTFSLLLDI; encoded by the coding sequence ATGCAGCTCTCAAGAGAAGACTGGATAAAAGCCGGGTTACGTAAATTAGCGTTAGCCGGAATCGATGCCGTTCGCGTTGAAGTGCTTGCGCGGGAGCTGAAAATAAGCAAAGGGAGCTTTTATCATCATTTTGAGGACCGGAGCGATCTTCTGGAATCGATGATCGATTATTGGGAGGAGCACGCAACCCGGAATATCATCAACGAATTAGAGGTGCATAACTCCCCATCGCTTGAACGCATACTGCAAGTTAGCTTCGCCCCGAATGAAGAAAATAAACAAATCGAATTCGCCATTTACGCATGGGCCAAACGATCTCCCGAACTCTCGGCCCGCATTGCCGAAATTGAAAACCAAAGGATACGTTATGTCGCAAAATTATATGAACACCGAGGTTTGAAGCCTGCGGCTGCACTCTCCCGGGCGAAGCTGGCCTACCTCGTTTATTTAGGATGGATGACCCGGTTTGGAGCCAAGGCCGACCTGGATATGGAAGATACATTCAGCCTTTTGCTTGATATCTAA
- a CDS encoding AraC family transcriptional regulator — MNLLENLNNALSYIEENLTQEVDFKEAARRALCSEYHFKRMFSFLAGLTISEYIRRRRLTLAAFELQGSRTRIIDVAIKYGYNSPDAFTKAFQLYHGVTPTEARVSGQSLKILPRMTFQLTIKGGSEMKYRIEEKEAFRIVGIKKRVPIIFHGVNPEIAAMWESLNDDLITQIKKLSNTAPLGILSASTNFSEGRMEEKGELDHYIGAATTRECPENLSELNVPATSWAVFEAVGPFPGTLQEIWGRIYSEWFPSSNYEQVEGPEILWNESKDTTSSTFKSEIWIPVTRTQQS; from the coding sequence ATGAATCTGCTTGAAAACTTGAACAATGCATTATCCTATATCGAAGAGAACCTGACGCAGGAGGTGGACTTTAAAGAAGCGGCAAGGCGGGCATTGTGCTCCGAATATCATTTTAAGCGAATGTTTTCGTTCCTCGCCGGTCTGACGATATCGGAATATATCCGCCGCAGGCGTCTCACGCTGGCAGCATTTGAACTTCAAGGAAGCCGGACGAGGATCATTGACGTTGCGATAAAGTACGGATACAACTCGCCGGATGCATTTACGAAAGCCTTCCAGCTCTATCATGGAGTCACGCCTACAGAAGCCAGAGTCAGCGGACAATCGTTGAAGATCCTTCCTCGAATGACTTTTCAATTGACCATTAAAGGAGGAAGCGAAATGAAGTACCGTATTGAAGAAAAAGAGGCTTTTCGTATTGTTGGGATCAAAAAAAGAGTCCCCATCATATTTCACGGGGTGAATCCGGAAATTGCCGCGATGTGGGAAAGCCTTAACGATGATTTGATCACGCAGATAAAAAAGCTTTCGAATACCGCACCTTTAGGTATCCTTAGCGCCTCAACGAACTTTTCCGAAGGCCGGATGGAGGAGAAGGGGGAGCTTGATCATTATATCGGCGCTGCGACGACAAGGGAATGTCCGGAAAATCTTTCGGAGCTGAACGTTCCCGCAACATCTTGGGCAGTATTTGAAGCCGTGGGTCCTTTTCCCGGTACGCTTCAGGAGATCTGGGGACGGATCTATTCCGAGTGGTTTCCTTCCTCTAATTACGAGCAGGTGGAGGGACCGGAAATATTATGGAATGAGAGCAAGGATACAACATCATCCACATTTAAGAGCGAAATCTGGATTCCTGTAACACGCACTCAGCAGAGCTAA
- a CDS encoding MarR family transcriptional regulator, protein MIKNIDRHVTQHFEKRTGISLTRYEILYKLFERGRLCQMKLQHELKIDQAAITRHLKILEEKGLVTRNRNEENNREVLVQITDAGNDILKDCYLDKKRFMDELFAEFTEEEMKQLQLLIKKLDRDAEKLT, encoded by the coding sequence ATGATCAAAAATATTGATAGGCATGTAACCCAGCATTTTGAAAAGCGAACAGGCATTAGCTTGACGAGATACGAGATCCTGTACAAATTATTTGAAAGAGGCCGTCTTTGTCAAATGAAGCTGCAGCATGAGTTGAAGATCGATCAAGCGGCGATTACGAGACACTTAAAAATACTTGAGGAAAAAGGCTTAGTCACCCGCAATCGTAATGAAGAAAATAATCGGGAAGTGCTTGTGCAAATTACGGATGCAGGTAATGATATTTTAAAGGACTGTTACCTAGACAAAAAACGATTTATGGATGAATTGTTTGCTGAATTTACAGAGGAAGAGATGAAGCAACTGCAATTATTAATAAAAAAGCTTGATCGTGACGCAGAAAAACTGACATAG
- a CDS encoding nitroreductase family protein, translating to MPLTQTTVEQVMHERKSVRKYKEGVVIPQEKLQYLLQQAITAPSSSNLQPWRFLVIQDQQVKKELRAIANDQEQVETSSAIIAVLGDLEMYEHVEQIYDANYEQGFITREVADLMITKSRALYSNLPEAVLKNIVHFDAGLVSMQIMLLAKDMGYDTVPMGGFDKVKFAEKFNLSQNEIPILLIAIGEASAPAYGSSRLPLEQIAHFI from the coding sequence ATGCCACTGACACAAACAACAGTAGAACAAGTAATGCACGAACGTAAATCCGTTCGCAAATATAAAGAAGGGGTTGTCATCCCGCAAGAAAAGCTGCAATACCTTCTTCAACAAGCGATTACCGCACCTTCATCAAGTAATTTGCAACCTTGGCGATTTCTTGTGATTCAGGATCAACAAGTTAAAAAGGAACTGCGTGCGATAGCCAATGATCAGGAACAAGTGGAGACTTCATCGGCGATTATAGCTGTACTTGGCGATCTTGAGATGTACGAACACGTCGAGCAAATTTATGATGCCAATTACGAACAAGGTTTTATAACTCGAGAAGTCGCTGATTTAATGATTACAAAATCGCGCGCTTTATACAGCAATTTACCGGAGGCAGTATTGAAAAATATTGTACACTTCGATGCAGGGCTGGTATCGATGCAAATTATGCTGTTAGCGAAAGATATGGGTTATGACACAGTACCAATGGGTGGTTTTGACAAAGTTAAATTTGCTGAAAAATTCAACCTTTCTCAGAATGAAATACCGATTTTACTCATTGCAATCGGTGAAGCTTCCGCCCCTGCATATGGGTCATCACGTCTGCCGCTGGAACAAATTGCACATTTTATTTAA
- a CDS encoding serine hydrolase domain-containing protein produces MNLKKTAVCLMAFMLLMAHLLLPADTAAAAKTLAASQVELEVDRIMKEDMERLHIPGATVVVTSGQKILFSKGYGFADLERQTAMNPDKTLIRIGSLVKSVTATAAMQLVEQGKLDLRKDVNNYLPGFQISNYKGLPITLHDLLTHTAGLDELIYGVNAYKQADTISSGAYLKRYFKHQPPVRAPGEEYAYSNAGLGLVGVLVEQASGMTLSEYMDKNIFQPMEMPNASLSVDEQKPDVAKSYVYAAGKYQPLPFSHINLPGAGGLNVIPNEFAHYMITHLNEGKYRGNTLLNPETITMMHDKQFAEHPLVDGLGYGFFRGTMKNGLLKLWHTGDIDGFSAEMALIPSHGIGIFVVINSANSGHQILNKVVDGIGNILPGTPVGQAAGTPPPEDLHIYEREYKFAKVPQHGYGKWLEFLGRTFKVKANGEALTVTGIFPDGSGQVREKTYTPIAQGLFQEKGGNEQIFFHQMNGMWKMTFIGEVTMNEVTSFWEEPQTLLGIYLGTGIVWAAILVIALLYSFIAFFRKRWKPGILIITAMAALFVIFLLLQLSYGNSEVITYGYPIWYALGICSLPFLAAGLGVYMLVRSGAEAIKGKASAISRCAIALLSLSYTAYLFYWNLLSIHYS; encoded by the coding sequence ATGAATCTGAAAAAAACCGCGGTTTGCCTTATGGCTTTCATGCTCCTGATGGCTCATTTACTGCTTCCGGCAGATACCGCCGCAGCTGCCAAAACTTTAGCAGCATCTCAGGTTGAATTGGAAGTAGACCGGATCATGAAGGAAGATATGGAACGGCTCCATATCCCGGGGGCCACCGTAGTGGTGACGTCGGGCCAAAAGATTCTTTTCAGCAAAGGGTACGGGTTCGCGGATCTCGAGCGGCAAACCGCCATGAACCCGGATAAAACGCTTATCCGAATCGGTTCGCTGGTTAAATCGGTAACCGCGACGGCCGCGATGCAATTGGTGGAACAGGGCAAGCTGGACCTGCGCAAGGATGTGAATAACTATCTACCGGGCTTCCAAATTTCAAACTATAAAGGATTGCCGATCACCTTGCATGATTTGCTGACCCATACGGCGGGATTGGATGAATTGATTTATGGAGTGAACGCTTATAAGCAAGCGGACACCATATCGTCCGGAGCATATTTGAAGCGTTATTTTAAACACCAGCCGCCTGTAAGGGCCCCGGGGGAAGAGTATGCTTACAGCAACGCCGGCCTTGGATTAGTGGGCGTACTGGTTGAGCAGGCCAGCGGAATGACGCTGAGCGAATATATGGACAAAAATATATTCCAACCGATGGAAATGCCGAACGCCAGTCTCTCTGTGGATGAGCAAAAACCCGATGTGGCGAAATCTTACGTTTACGCTGCAGGCAAATATCAGCCGCTTCCTTTTTCCCATATAAATCTTCCGGGAGCGGGAGGATTGAACGTAATACCGAATGAGTTTGCCCATTATATGATAACTCATCTAAATGAAGGCAAATATCGTGGAAACACCTTGTTGAATCCGGAAACCATAACGATGATGCATGACAAGCAGTTTGCAGAGCATCCCCTGGTGGATGGTCTCGGCTACGGTTTTTTCAGGGGAACGATGAAGAACGGACTGTTGAAGCTGTGGCACACCGGGGACATCGATGGTTTCTCCGCGGAAATGGCCCTTATCCCTTCGCATGGGATCGGAATATTTGTGGTCATCAATTCCGCCAACTCCGGGCATCAAATTCTGAACAAGGTGGTTGATGGCATCGGAAATATTTTGCCGGGAACGCCGGTCGGGCAAGCAGCCGGAACTCCTCCTCCCGAAGATTTGCATATCTATGAACGGGAATACAAATTTGCGAAAGTCCCGCAGCACGGATATGGCAAATGGCTGGAGTTTCTCGGAAGAACGTTTAAGGTTAAAGCGAACGGAGAAGCATTGACAGTAACCGGCATTTTCCCGGACGGCAGCGGCCAAGTGCGGGAGAAAACCTATACCCCGATCGCACAAGGTCTGTTTCAGGAAAAGGGAGGGAACGAGCAAATTTTCTTCCACCAAATGAACGGTATGTGGAAAATGACGTTCATCGGCGAAGTTACCATGAACGAGGTTACTTCGTTTTGGGAGGAGCCGCAGACACTGCTTGGCATTTATTTGGGTACAGGTATAGTCTGGGCCGCGATACTAGTGATCGCGCTGCTGTACTCCTTCATTGCGTTTTTTAGAAAACGCTGGAAACCGGGGATCCTGATCATCACTGCCATGGCCGCGCTTTTTGTGATATTTTTACTGCTGCAGCTCAGCTACGGCAACTCGGAAGTCATTACTTACGGGTACCCTATCTGGTATGCCTTAGGAATTTGTTCGCTGCCTTTTTTAGCGGCGGGATTAGGCGTCTACATGCTGGTGCGGAGCGGAGCTGAAGCCATCAAAGGCAAAGCGTCTGCAATCAGCAGATGTGCCATCGCTTTGCTCAGCTTAAGTTACACAGCGTATTTATTCTATTGGAATTTACTGTCGATCCATTATTCATGA
- a CDS encoding response regulator transcription factor, producing the protein MNRTVLLVDDEPEIVELLRLFLEKEGLRIFEAHDGEVAWKMIRENKIDLAVIDIMMPKLDGIRLLKQMRTEYKLPVIMLSAKNQDSDKILGLGLGADDFIAKPFNPLEVVARIQAMLRRTYEFNDFPSAAPEEQVQVKIGNLVLDHHDYVVNKDGREVILTATEYKLLKAMMESPGRIFTKKQLFEQVWSDVYHEDANTIMVHISRLREKLEDDPRQPIYIRTIRGLGYKFAKKDDFQ; encoded by the coding sequence GTGAACAGAACTGTGCTTTTAGTGGATGACGAACCGGAAATTGTAGAACTTCTGCGGCTTTTTCTGGAGAAAGAAGGGCTCCGGATTTTTGAAGCCCATGACGGAGAAGTGGCTTGGAAAATGATTCGCGAAAATAAAATAGATCTCGCTGTAATCGATATTATGATGCCCAAGCTCGATGGAATCAGGCTGTTAAAACAAATGCGGACCGAATACAAGCTGCCGGTCATCATGCTGTCGGCCAAAAATCAGGATAGCGACAAAATATTGGGTCTCGGACTCGGTGCCGACGATTTCATCGCCAAGCCTTTTAACCCTCTGGAAGTCGTGGCGAGGATTCAGGCGATGCTTCGCCGGACATACGAATTTAATGATTTCCCTTCCGCCGCGCCGGAAGAACAGGTTCAGGTCAAGATCGGTAATCTGGTGCTGGATCACCATGATTATGTGGTTAATAAAGACGGCCGCGAAGTTATACTGACCGCCACGGAATATAAACTGCTCAAAGCAATGATGGAATCGCCCGGACGGATTTTCACAAAAAAACAATTGTTCGAGCAGGTCTGGAGCGATGTTTACCATGAGGACGCGAATACGATTATGGTCCATATTTCACGTCTGCGGGAGAAGCTGGAGGACGATCCGCGTCAGCCGATTTACATTCGTACGATTCGTGGTTTGGGATATAAATTTGCCAAAAAGGATGACTTTCAGTGA
- a CDS encoding sensor histidine kinase, translating to MKKDKLFYTLMKSYIFFALTMGIVNVLFLVILIRPISGSIDITLDWLLLFILLFGLNVWGYSLWMAGRITKPLEKIADGVQQMAEGRYQQRLDFEAGYEFGVIQRHFNEMAANLERTEEENRRLESGRQQMLVDISHDLKTPITTIQGYAKALQLGLVDNEEQKDKYLRLIYNKAVLVSDLIEDIFSLSTLESPEYPLSATSGDLAELIREIAAEYYDQFEDKGFNLELNIPSGEVPVRCDFKLMRRAVSNLVSNALQHNSSGTKVSISVEETSDKAIVHIVDDGAGIPDALKEMVFEPFVRGDLSRRSDGGTGLGLAIAKKTAELHGGRLELDNRGGLTAFQLVLNKD from the coding sequence GTGAAAAAAGACAAGCTTTTCTATACCTTGATGAAGTCGTATATCTTTTTTGCGCTGACGATGGGGATCGTAAATGTGCTGTTTCTGGTTATTCTCATACGTCCCATTTCAGGGAGTATTGACATCACGTTGGATTGGCTGCTGCTCTTTATTCTGTTGTTTGGATTGAATGTGTGGGGGTACAGCCTGTGGATGGCTGGGCGGATTACGAAACCGTTGGAGAAAATTGCAGACGGGGTTCAACAAATGGCGGAAGGCCGTTATCAACAGCGCCTGGATTTCGAGGCCGGCTATGAATTTGGAGTGATTCAACGGCATTTTAATGAAATGGCCGCCAATCTGGAGCGGACGGAAGAGGAGAACCGCCGTCTTGAAAGCGGCCGGCAGCAAATGCTGGTAGATATCTCCCATGATTTGAAAACCCCAATCACAACCATTCAAGGTTATGCCAAAGCCTTACAGCTTGGACTTGTCGACAACGAAGAGCAGAAGGATAAATATTTGCGGCTGATCTATAACAAAGCGGTGCTCGTAAGCGATTTAATCGAGGATATTTTCAGCTTGTCCACGCTGGAGAGCCCCGAATATCCTCTTTCCGCCACATCAGGCGACCTGGCTGAGTTGATTCGGGAGATCGCGGCCGAGTATTATGATCAGTTTGAGGACAAAGGCTTTAACTTGGAGCTGAATATCCCCTCCGGAGAAGTACCCGTTCGTTGTGATTTCAAATTGATGCGAAGGGCAGTATCCAATTTGGTTTCCAACGCCTTGCAGCACAACTCATCCGGGACGAAAGTATCTATCTCCGTGGAGGAAACCTCTGATAAAGCGATTGTTCATATCGTTGACGACGGAGCAGGCATCCCGGATGCTTTGAAAGAAATGGTTTTCGAACCTTTTGTACGGGGGGATCTCTCAAGAAGAAGCGACGGGGGAACAGGTCTAGGGCTGGCCATTGCCAAAAAAACGGCGGAACTGCACGGTGGCAGATTAGAGCTCGACAATCGTGGAGGGTTGACAGCATTTCAATTGGTGTTAAATAAAGACTAG
- a CDS encoding transglutaminase-like domain-containing protein, giving the protein MEAYLQATNLVDYNHPSIQKLIADKRWKDADEYEKIRQIYDYVRNRIKFGYNRGDDIPASEVLSDGYGQCNTKSILLMALLRGASIPCRIHGFYIDKKMQKGALTGIIYAFAPDNIVHAWTEVWFEGNWVALEGVIIDDPYLKQVQDKLCSYNGGYIGYGVSIKDKTAINLCWRGGSTYIQSFSITEDLGYFANPDDFFTKYNNVKSPVKKLLLNLLRKRVNRRTDAIRKGLK; this is encoded by the coding sequence ATGGAAGCATATTTACAAGCCACAAACTTAGTCGATTATAACCATCCGTCAATTCAAAAGCTTATAGCTGATAAACGCTGGAAAGACGCTGATGAATACGAAAAAATTCGCCAAATATACGATTATGTACGAAACCGGATCAAGTTCGGCTATAACCGCGGCGATGATATTCCCGCATCGGAGGTGCTTTCGGACGGATACGGACAATGCAATACCAAAAGCATTTTGCTCATGGCGCTGCTCCGGGGCGCCTCGATTCCTTGCAGAATCCACGGTTTTTATATCGATAAAAAAATGCAAAAAGGAGCCCTTACCGGCATCATTTACGCCTTCGCGCCCGACAATATCGTTCATGCATGGACAGAAGTCTGGTTTGAAGGCAACTGGGTGGCTTTGGAGGGTGTCATTATTGACGATCCCTATCTCAAGCAGGTTCAGGATAAACTCTGCAGCTATAACGGGGGATACATCGGATACGGTGTATCGATCAAAGATAAAACGGCTATCAATCTCTGCTGGCGTGGCGGCAGCACCTATATCCAAAGCTTTTCGATTACGGAGGATTTGGGCTATTTCGCCAATCCGGATGATTTTTTCACTAAGTATAACAATGTTAAAAGCCCTGTGAAGAAGCTATTATTGAATCTGCTGCGCAAACGGGTTAACCGGCGAACGGATGCGATTCGAAAAGGCTTAAAATAA
- a CDS encoding helix-turn-helix domain-containing protein: protein MIVSPYELILYSSQDHVSFLTNKVDADDHSHHYIQLTVGLEQNVAITVEGQPMQASGFILQSNVTHQLQGLRQWQWYILINPESTFGELVKRTYLKDSCVYVLDKNQATELQQLAVERLFSVNGQAEYDTAMQLCMQILRINENNQKPDLDDRIQEVLHAIDTQPPHQLTVKDLSQCMYISESRLSHIFKNKVGISLASYIVHHKLETAFQAVFSGKSMTDAAIDAGFSSSSHFSRTVRDKLGMTARAIVQHSRFLKV from the coding sequence ATGATTGTTTCCCCCTATGAGCTCATTTTGTATTCTAGCCAGGATCATGTCTCTTTTCTCACGAACAAAGTAGATGCGGACGATCACAGCCACCACTACATTCAACTTACGGTCGGGCTCGAACAAAATGTGGCGATAACGGTCGAAGGTCAACCCATGCAAGCATCGGGTTTTATTCTCCAATCCAACGTTACTCATCAGCTGCAGGGCCTTCGGCAATGGCAATGGTACATATTGATTAACCCGGAATCGACATTCGGCGAGCTTGTGAAACGGACCTACTTGAAAGATTCATGTGTATATGTGCTGGATAAAAATCAGGCTACAGAGCTGCAGCAGCTGGCTGTTGAACGATTATTTTCGGTGAATGGCCAGGCTGAATATGACACTGCAATGCAGCTTTGCATGCAGATTCTGCGGATCAATGAAAATAACCAAAAACCTGATCTGGATGACCGCATTCAGGAAGTTTTGCACGCTATAGATACACAGCCGCCGCATCAGTTGACCGTAAAAGATCTCAGCCAATGCATGTATATTTCTGAGAGCAGATTATCTCATATATTCAAAAACAAGGTTGGCATATCGCTTGCAAGCTATATCGTTCATCATAAGTTAGAAACGGCGTTCCAAGCTGTTTTTAGCGGCAAGTCAATGACGGATGCTGCGATTGATGCCGGCTTCAGCAGTTCCTCCCATTTCTCCAGAACCGTCAGAGACAAACTCGGAATGACTGCACGTGCAATTGTGCAACATAGCAGATTTTTGAAAGTATAA